Proteins from a genomic interval of Fundulus heteroclitus isolate FHET01 chromosome 21, MU-UCD_Fhet_4.1, whole genome shotgun sequence:
- the smpx gene encoding small muscular protein → MSKPSTNVKALQANLNIPMGALRPGAGLPVKRREETVDTEEGQPPELPMRPVTPEERKNLPGAVKLPGPTVNLSELQNKKSELRWVTKE, encoded by the exons ATGTCCAAACCTTCGACCAACGTGAAGGCCTTACAG GCTAATTTGAACATCCCGATGGGGGCTCTGCGTCCAGGGGCGGGGCTTCCTgtcaagaggagagaggagacagtGGACACAGAAGAG GGTCAACCACCAGAACTACCAATGCGCCCCGTGACACCGGAGGAGAGGAAAAATTTGCCAGGGGCAGTGAAGTTACCGGGCCCTACCGTCAACCTATCAGAgctacaaaacaaaaagagtgaACTACGATGGGTCACCAAGGAATAA